One part of the Dyadobacter sp. 676 genome encodes these proteins:
- a CDS encoding MFS transporter, whose protein sequence is MIRYSKKRSPANVFPLVAGQALYQTAAVLVAALSGLVGFSLAADKSLATLPVAMISVGTAISLIPAAAFMKKFGRRKGFIAGIGLGLAAGALMSLGVYLVDFRLFVLGNMFVGAYGGFAQYYRFAAAESVDERDRSKAISWVVSGGVFAAIAGPSIARYTRDFGDIPFLYSFLSIPALCLFALLAVSVSGHIAGQSVASDAPVPEQSFFEILKRPTFTAAIVSSAAGSAVMVMVMTATPIAMKICGYNADDSSIVIQWHVLGMFVPSFFTGNLIQRFGAPRMISCGILMFLLHISLVLSGMDLVNFVGGLIFLGIGWNFMFVGGSTILVRSCADGDPAKIQAFHDFLVYAVTTLSSFLAGAVLNRWGWNVVNLIAVPLLIAAFVVIQWYAVLRKNDVASRDYL, encoded by the coding sequence ATGATCCGATATTCAAAAAAACGGTCTCCGGCAAATGTTTTTCCGCTTGTCGCCGGGCAAGCCCTCTATCAAACCGCCGCTGTACTGGTTGCGGCGTTGTCGGGTCTGGTCGGTTTCAGCCTTGCCGCCGATAAAAGCCTGGCGACGCTCCCTGTGGCGATGATCAGCGTCGGCACGGCCATTTCGCTGATTCCGGCGGCTGCATTTATGAAAAAATTCGGACGCAGGAAAGGTTTCATCGCAGGAATAGGCCTGGGGCTTGCCGCGGGAGCGCTGATGTCGCTGGGGGTTTATCTGGTCGACTTCCGGCTTTTTGTGCTCGGTAACATGTTTGTCGGCGCGTACGGAGGCTTTGCCCAGTATTACCGATTCGCCGCGGCGGAGTCGGTGGATGAAAGGGACAGGAGCAAGGCAATATCCTGGGTGGTCTCGGGTGGGGTGTTTGCCGCCATTGCCGGCCCGTCCATCGCCCGGTATACCAGGGACTTCGGCGATATTCCCTTTTTGTATTCGTTTCTGTCGATTCCGGCTCTGTGCCTGTTCGCGCTCCTGGCCGTCTCGGTGAGCGGGCATATCGCCGGGCAAAGTGTCGCCAGCGATGCTCCGGTGCCGGAACAATCTTTCTTCGAAATCCTGAAACGCCCGACATTCACCGCGGCCATTGTTTCGTCCGCCGCCGGGTCCGCGGTAATGGTGATGGTCATGACCGCGACGCCGATAGCTATGAAAATATGCGGCTACAACGCCGACGATTCGTCGATCGTCATCCAATGGCATGTGCTCGGGATGTTCGTCCCCTCGTTTTTTACCGGTAACCTGATCCAGCGTTTTGGTGCACCGCGCATGATCTCCTGCGGCATCCTGATGTTCCTGCTGCACATTTCGCTTGTGCTTTCGGGAATGGATTTGGTCAATTTTGTAGGTGGTTTGATCTTTCTGGGAATAGGCTGGAACTTTATGTTTGTCGGCGGCAGTACGATCCTTGTCAGGTCCTGCGCAGACGGCGACCCGGCCAAAATACAGGCTTTCCACGATTTCCTGGTCTACGCCGTTACCACATTGTCGTCCTTTCTCGCCGGTGCCGTGCTGAACCGCTGGGGCTGGAACGTCGTCAACCTGATCGCCGTTCCATTGCTCATTGCCGCATTCGTGGTTATTCAATGGTACGCGGTTTTACGGAAAAACGATGTCGCTTCCCGGGATTATTTGTAA
- a CDS encoding biopolymer transporter ExbD, with translation MATIEAPASNRGYGKAKNNRMSTRVDMTPMVDLGFLLITFFMLATTMSKPTVMSVFFPDKTKEKTIEETQPIPASLTLTLFLGSHDEIYYLDGIAPDATNASPSLKTVRPGYELRNVIFNAQKRVAALPRKQNGEDRSLVVVIKPTAVSTYRNMVDVMDEMAITKSKRYALVDKLTGAEAKLLGDRILKSK, from the coding sequence ATGGCAACAATCGAAGCGCCAGCCAGTAATCGTGGCTATGGCAAAGCAAAAAACAACCGGATGTCGACCCGCGTCGATATGACGCCGATGGTCGACCTTGGTTTCCTTCTCATTACGTTTTTCATGCTCGCAACGACCATGAGCAAACCCACAGTGATGTCGGTATTCTTTCCCGACAAAACAAAGGAGAAAACGATCGAGGAAACCCAGCCTATCCCGGCCAGCCTTACCCTGACCCTCTTTCTCGGCAGCCACGACGAAATTTATTATCTGGACGGCATCGCGCCCGATGCCACAAACGCATCACCCTCCTTGAAGACGGTGCGCCCCGGTTACGAGCTCCGGAACGTCATTTTTAATGCACAGAAGCGTGTAGCTGCACTGCCGCGCAAGCAGAATGGCGAAGACCGCTCGCTCGTTGTCGTGATTAAACCAACGGCCGTTTCCACTTACAGAAATATGGTGGATGTAATGGACGAGATGGCTATTACAAAATCGAAACGCTACGCCCTGGTCGATAAACTGACCGGCGCCGAAGCGAAACTGCTTGGAGACAGGATCCTGAAAAGCAAGTAA
- a CDS encoding DoxX family protein has product MGERFTALPSNHPLGHYFDALHLTGFYYPFIGVGQLATALLLIIPRTAVLGTVSSFPIILNICALVYATRFEGTRITTLMLLANAFLLCWYFDRVRYILPFKQADLGLPEREPTGSKFPWAFAGLVLAAVAAVVVGNIYLYDIRPGNSPLECTNGCPGNRNPEACQQFCECIYNQGKPLNVCLDAYEQAAGR; this is encoded by the coding sequence ATGGGTGAACGTTTTACTGCATTGCCCTCCAACCATCCACTGGGCCACTATTTCGATGCTTTGCATCTCACGGGCTTTTACTACCCGTTTATCGGGGTCGGCCAACTGGCCACGGCGTTGCTGCTGATCATCCCCCGAACCGCCGTGCTGGGTACCGTTAGCAGCTTCCCTATCATTCTCAATATCTGCGCGCTGGTTTACGCCACACGCTTCGAAGGCACGCGCATTACCACGCTCATGCTGCTCGCGAACGCGTTTCTGCTGTGCTGGTATTTCGACAGGGTCCGGTACATTTTACCTTTCAAACAAGCCGATCTGGGACTGCCCGAACGCGAGCCAACGGGTAGCAAATTCCCCTGGGCATTCGCGGGCTTGGTACTTGCCGCCGTGGCGGCTGTGGTGGTCGGAAACATCTATCTGTATGACATCCGCCCCGGCAATTCGCCCCTGGAATGTACAAACGGATGCCCCGGAAACAGAAATCCGGAGGCCTGTCAACAGTTTTGCGAGTGTATTTATAACCAGGGAAAGCCATTGAATGTGTGCCTGGATGCCTATGAGCAAGCCGCAGGCCGCTAA
- a CDS encoding SPW repeat protein, with protein MKIISTSTHAKIDYLAAIVFMASPWIFGFKESVPATWTMIAVGLMVLLMSLFTDYEGGMVRSIPMRVHLTADVFAGAFLASSPWLLGFAQEVVLPQMIMGLFSVFTGLLTSKHPAREHSGAAVEPGARD; from the coding sequence ATGAAAATCATCAGCACAAGCACTCATGCGAAGATCGATTATCTCGCAGCTATCGTCTTTATGGCATCGCCATGGATCTTTGGATTCAAGGAATCCGTACCCGCCACATGGACCATGATCGCCGTGGGCCTGATGGTCTTGCTCATGTCGCTGTTCACCGATTACGAAGGCGGCATGGTGCGCAGTATCCCAATGCGCGTACACCTCACCGCCGATGTATTCGCAGGCGCATTCCTGGCTTCGTCGCCGTGGCTGCTCGGCTTCGCGCAGGAGGTCGTTCTGCCGCAGATGATCATGGGGCTGTTCAGCGTTTTTACAGGTTTGCTCACATCGAAGCATCCTGCACGCGAACATTCCGGCGCCGCAGTAGAACCGGGAGCGCGGGACTAG
- a CDS encoding ABC transporter permease produces the protein MKTPAHDPQPPKWATAFLRWYCRPRLLEDLEGDLYEYFMRNVRDKGPRRARLIYLIDVIKFLRPYTIRKIEPFTFLAHFIMLGSYFKTSRRNLVRNKLFSFINIVGLAVSMSVGLLVIAIVNDLLSYDDFHKKKDRIYRVITRHQSDGQPPMDLASTSIRVAQRLRADVPGIEDFTVMRNGFSGDARVEQNTFPLEASWADQSFFKIMTFPLVAGDPATALKEPYSLVLTEKTALKLFGNTDVVGRTVRFDTLDYQVTGVARDVPQLSHIRFDALVSFATADATLGKKQDGFYNWDNVWSNYTYITLPKSGNIAGIQRALDQISAEENKALLHKKVTLSLQPFADIALGRKLSNNMGPRVEPVTLWILAGLAFVIILSACFNYTNLSVARSLRRSREVGVRKIIGAHRSHVLGQFITESVIIAFLALLFSFGLYLFLRREFLALDPHIPQIFALGLSFRSVLCFIALAACTGLAAGFFPAVFFSRINALSVMKDASGIRVFRHVGLRRVLIVAQYSLSLIFIATTLVGYSQYKSFLHFDLGFNTENILNIKLLGADATALKKELAEIPGVRQISQSSMITSVGTMYGFDVKYWQDGAPQPADSALVWVNTVDENYLPIHRHKLLAGHNFALRPEKGNESELIVNEQVLKRFNIGGRDPHKALGHIIEVEGRKLTIVGVLKDFHYGTVENKIEPVMFRYSKSEPWGYLNLLIASTDLENTMDKIESAWKRFDKVHPLKANFYDEQIEEAYSEFSMMIKVIGFLAFLAICIASLGLFGMVVFTTETKLKEISIRKVLGASEPGLVYLLCRGFLTLLAIAAVIALPVTYLLFDKILLTRFVYRQPIGIAELIGGTLAVMVLALIMIGSQTAKAARTNPAKILKSE, from the coding sequence ATGAAAACGCCGGCACATGACCCGCAACCACCGAAATGGGCTACGGCTTTCCTCCGGTGGTACTGCCGCCCGCGGCTTCTCGAAGACCTGGAAGGCGACCTTTATGAATATTTTATGCGCAACGTCCGCGACAAAGGCCCGCGGCGTGCGCGGCTGATCTACCTGATCGACGTAATCAAGTTCCTGCGACCGTACACGATCCGTAAAATAGAACCATTCACTTTCTTAGCCCATTTCATCATGCTCGGCAGCTATTTCAAAACTTCGAGGCGCAACCTGGTGCGCAACAAACTGTTTTCATTCATTAATATCGTCGGCCTTGCGGTAAGCATGTCGGTAGGCTTGCTCGTGATCGCGATTGTAAACGACTTACTTTCCTACGACGATTTTCATAAAAAAAAGGACCGCATTTACCGGGTGATCACCCGGCATCAGTCCGACGGCCAGCCGCCGATGGACCTGGCCTCGACGTCGATAAGGGTAGCGCAGCGGCTCCGCGCCGACGTTCCGGGAATCGAGGATTTCACCGTTATGCGCAACGGGTTTTCGGGCGATGCCCGGGTGGAGCAAAACACTTTTCCCCTCGAAGCGAGCTGGGCCGATCAGTCGTTTTTCAAGATTATGACATTTCCGCTCGTCGCCGGCGATCCCGCGACGGCGCTCAAAGAACCCTACTCGCTGGTTTTGACTGAAAAAACAGCTTTGAAACTGTTCGGCAACACCGACGTGGTAGGACGAACCGTGCGCTTCGACACGCTCGACTACCAGGTCACCGGCGTAGCCAGGGACGTTCCGCAGCTTTCCCATATCCGTTTCGACGCGCTGGTGTCGTTCGCGACCGCGGACGCGACGCTCGGCAAGAAGCAGGACGGGTTTTATAACTGGGATAACGTGTGGTCCAACTATACCTATATCACGCTTCCCAAAAGCGGCAACATAGCTGGCATACAAAGGGCACTCGACCAGATCAGCGCGGAGGAAAACAAGGCCTTGCTCCATAAAAAGGTAACGCTGTCGCTTCAACCTTTCGCCGATATCGCATTAGGTCGGAAACTTTCGAACAATATGGGGCCTCGTGTCGAGCCTGTTACGCTCTGGATACTGGCCGGGCTGGCGTTCGTGATCATCCTTTCGGCGTGTTTCAATTACACCAACCTGTCGGTCGCCCGCTCGCTCCGGCGCTCGCGCGAGGTTGGCGTGCGTAAGATCATAGGAGCGCACCGGAGCCATGTGCTTGGACAGTTTATTACCGAATCCGTGATAATCGCCTTCCTCGCGCTGCTGTTTTCTTTCGGGCTGTACCTTTTTCTGCGAAGGGAATTTCTCGCACTCGATCCGCACATTCCCCAGATTTTCGCGCTCGGCTTGTCGTTCCGTTCCGTATTGTGTTTCATCGCACTGGCGGCGTGTACCGGGCTGGCGGCGGGCTTTTTTCCGGCTGTGTTTTTCTCCAGAATCAATGCGCTTTCGGTCATGAAGGATGCGTCGGGAATCAGGGTATTCCGGCATGTAGGGCTGCGACGGGTGCTCATTGTGGCGCAATATTCCCTTTCGCTCATATTCATCGCCACTACGCTCGTCGGTTACAGCCAGTACAAAAGCTTTCTGCATTTCGACCTGGGTTTCAATACCGAAAACATTCTGAATATCAAATTGCTCGGGGCCGATGCGACGGCATTGAAAAAGGAGCTGGCGGAGATACCCGGGGTGAGACAAATTTCACAATCAAGTATGATCACCAGCGTGGGTACCATGTACGGTTTCGATGTAAAATACTGGCAGGACGGCGCGCCACAGCCAGCGGACTCCGCATTGGTGTGGGTAAATACCGTGGATGAAAATTACCTGCCAATTCACCGGCACAAGCTGCTCGCGGGCCATAATTTTGCGCTGCGGCCGGAAAAAGGAAATGAAAGCGAACTGATTGTAAACGAGCAGGTATTAAAACGGTTCAATATCGGCGGCCGCGATCCGCACAAGGCGCTGGGCCATATTATCGAAGTAGAAGGACGGAAGCTCACGATCGTGGGCGTATTAAAGGATTTCCATTACGGAACCGTGGAAAACAAGATAGAGCCGGTGATGTTCCGCTATTCGAAAAGCGAACCATGGGGTTACCTGAACCTTCTAATCGCCTCCACCGACCTGGAAAATACGATGGACAAAATTGAATCGGCCTGGAAACGGTTCGATAAAGTACATCCGCTCAAAGCGAATTTTTATGACGAACAGATCGAGGAGGCGTACAGCGAGTTTTCAATGATGATAAAGGTCATCGGTTTCCTTGCCTTCCTGGCCATTTGCATTGCTTCGCTGGGCCTTTTCGGAATGGTGGTATTCACTACGGAAACCAAATTGAAGGAAATCAGCATCCGCAAAGTGCTGGGTGCCAGCGAACCCGGACTGGTATACCTGCTCTGCCGCGGATTTCTCACGTTGCTCGCCATTGCCGCCGTCATAGCGTTGCCGGTTACCTATCTGCTTTTCGACAAGATATTATTAACCCGCTTCGTCTACCGCCAACCCATCGGTATTGCCGAACTGATAGGCGGAACATTGGCGGTTATGGTGCTGGCGCTGATCATGATTGGCTCGCAAACCGCCAAAGCCGCCCGTACCAATCCCGCAAAAATTCTGAAAAGCGAATAA
- a CDS encoding helix-turn-helix transcriptional regulator → MKGTNLGEFEELVLLTIAALGTEAYSVAICDELERYTGRSVKLGVVHAVLNRLEEKGLAKSHLGDASATRGGKRKRFYEVTHAGKVALMRAKELREAIWRNIPGFNLEGSI, encoded by the coding sequence ATGAAAGGGACTAACCTGGGCGAATTTGAAGAGTTGGTTTTACTTACGATCGCGGCGCTTGGGACGGAAGCGTACAGTGTCGCGATTTGTGATGAACTGGAAAGATATACGGGCCGCTCGGTGAAACTGGGCGTGGTACATGCCGTACTGAACCGGCTGGAAGAAAAAGGACTCGCGAAGAGCCACTTAGGCGACGCCAGCGCAACCCGTGGCGGGAAACGGAAACGCTTTTATGAAGTGACCCACGCAGGCAAGGTGGCGCTCATGCGTGCGAAGGAACTGCGGGAGGCGATCTGGCGGAATATCCCTGGCTTCAATCTCGAAGGCTCGATATGA
- a CDS encoding RagB/SusD family nutrient uptake outer membrane protein, whose translation MKTKKIFSYTLAVMLLATATSCDLNEVPVDTATNDAVFGSESGLELYAGSFYDLLPGTDVGVFQIDDNSDLVARNGVDDYLAVNALSPITSSGWTWTQLRNINYFIENTEKSTVPTKNHYLGVARFFRALFYFDKVKRFGDVPWIDKTIDVKDDATLYGPRMNRYEVMDKVLADLNYAIENITLTSDPSVTRITKNVARAYKTRIALFEASWRKYHTEDNKQATANAWYEEVIKEANAITGYTLHSTVPDKSYRELFLAKSAFADESILSVALSASLQVYSSANRRFISPTYGNRPSLTRRFINTYLNLDGTPFTSKAGYETTPFAEEVKNRDLRLKQTIRTGDYTRTENGIPVIAPPNFSQTYTGYQPIKWCYDERFPFDDESRNDNAHIIMRYAEVLLNKAEALAELDKMTAAEWTNTIGALRKRAGITGATLTTVPTKADPYMVSFFAGKFTDPVLLEVLRERGTEMVFEGLRPDDLRRWKLGNLFQDAPMNGMYVPALGEYDLNGDGKNDVYFYQGTKPTSTTPGIVFVDVSPSTAVGRIQLSKGTSGEVIWNPGQREWADKKYLYPIPEADRIRNPALGQNPGW comes from the coding sequence ATGAAGACGAAAAAAATATTCAGCTATACCCTTGCCGTCATGCTGCTCGCGACGGCAACCTCCTGCGACCTGAACGAGGTGCCGGTGGATACCGCTACCAACGATGCCGTGTTTGGCTCGGAAAGTGGTCTTGAACTTTATGCGGGTTCCTTTTACGACTTGCTTCCCGGTACAGACGTGGGGGTATTCCAGATCGACGACAACTCCGATCTTGTAGCCCGTAATGGCGTGGACGACTATCTGGCCGTGAATGCATTGAGCCCGATCACCAGCAGCGGATGGACCTGGACACAATTGCGCAACATCAATTACTTCATCGAAAACACAGAAAAAAGCACCGTACCCACCAAAAACCATTACCTGGGCGTGGCGCGTTTTTTCCGGGCGCTGTTTTATTTCGATAAGGTGAAAAGATTCGGCGATGTGCCCTGGATCGACAAGACCATCGATGTAAAAGACGATGCCACGCTCTACGGACCACGCATGAACCGCTACGAGGTAATGGACAAAGTGCTTGCCGACCTGAACTACGCGATCGAGAACATTACCCTGACGTCCGACCCGTCGGTGACGCGCATTACAAAAAACGTGGCCCGCGCCTACAAAACCCGGATTGCATTGTTCGAAGCGTCATGGCGCAAGTATCATACCGAGGACAACAAACAGGCTACGGCCAATGCCTGGTACGAGGAGGTGATCAAAGAAGCGAATGCGATTACCGGCTACACGCTGCATTCCACCGTGCCCGACAAGTCTTACCGCGAGCTTTTCCTCGCGAAAAGCGCTTTTGCCGACGAGTCGATCCTTTCCGTGGCGTTGAGCGCGAGTTTGCAGGTTTACAGCTCGGCCAACCGCCGCTTTATCAGCCCGACGTACGGCAACCGTCCCAGCCTGACACGCCGTTTTATCAACACCTACCTGAACCTCGACGGAACGCCGTTTACGAGCAAGGCGGGCTATGAAACCACGCCATTTGCAGAGGAAGTAAAAAACCGCGACCTGCGTTTGAAACAAACCATCCGTACCGGCGACTACACCCGTACCGAAAACGGCATTCCGGTAATCGCTCCGCCGAATTTCAGCCAGACCTACACGGGTTACCAGCCGATCAAATGGTGCTACGACGAACGTTTTCCCTTCGACGACGAGAGCCGCAACGACAACGCGCATATTATCATGCGCTATGCCGAGGTTTTGCTCAATAAAGCAGAAGCATTGGCAGAGCTCGACAAAATGACTGCTGCCGAATGGACCAACACCATCGGTGCCCTGCGCAAACGGGCGGGCATCACAGGCGCTACCCTTACGACCGTGCCCACCAAGGCCGACCCCTATATGGTGTCGTTCTTTGCAGGCAAATTCACCGACCCCGTTCTGCTGGAAGTACTGCGTGAAAGGGGTACGGAAATGGTATTCGAAGGCCTCCGTCCGGACGATCTGAGAAGATGGAAACTGGGCAATCTGTTCCAGGATGCGCCTATGAACGGCATGTACGTCCCTGCGCTCGGCGAGTATGACCTGAACGGCGACGGCAAAAACGACGTGTATTTTTACCAGGGCACCAAACCTACGTCGACTACGCCAGGCATTGTATTCGTAGATGTAAGCCCTTCAACCGCCGTGGGACGTATCCAGCTTTCGAAAGGCACTTCGGGCGAAGTAATCTGGAACCCCGGACAGCGCGAATGGGCGGATAAGAAGTACCTCTACCCTATTCCAGAGGCGGATCGTATCAGAAATCCCGCATTGGGGCAGAATCCCGGGTGGTAA
- a CDS encoding SusC/RagA family TonB-linked outer membrane protein, whose translation MDQVGQEVLQNRPIPNLAQGLVGVVPNLNIRMFDGKPTQSPSFNVRGTTSIGQQGSALVLIDGVEGDPRMLNPQDIESISVLKDAASASIYGARAVFGVVLITTKPAPEGKMRVSYSANYSIKAPTEVPDNIVDSYPWAQGFSDAWSRWNDNGSTPTAINKTISFSPTYLAEIKRRWEDPSLPRVEVNPTTGEYQYYYSTDWYKELYKKRLSAQDHALSIAGGTDKATYLLSGRFNNQDGLFRYNTDKYSMYNFRGKGGVQLTPWLRVDNNTEYSQMKYHQPLNVGEGSGIYRNIADEGHPLAPLLNPDGTLSFSAAYTVGDYYYGRNAIDQTQRFLKNQTALKAQFLEKALTIKANMTFQSTDLATSQNRVQVPYSRTKGVIGYTGTNTNDIAEGRNTINYLATNFYADYVKSFNNAHNFTLLGGFNYERSVTTNLAAQRNGIVYSGADDINLALGQSITTQGGYKKWAIAGGFFRLNYNFRERYLLEVNGRYDGSSKFPTDQQWAFFPSVSAGWRVSEEPFWKVNPKIISNVKVRASYGSLGNGNIAPYAFYEKFGITQSGRVINGIRPPVTSMPGVVPDGLTWETSTTANLGLDFYALNSRLQFSGDIYQRKTTDMFTVGPTVPAVFGTSVPYGNYADLKTNGWELSINWDDQFNMGSKPFHYNVRLTLADYKAYITKYNNPDKNLTDSYEGQRVGEIWGYRVEGLFKSAAEIADSPSQSNIPNTNTRKNYPGDLKFRNLDGDNVIYQGLNRVGNSGDKTIIGNSEPRYTYGVNLSGDWNGFFLGAFFQGGTQTELVPILRSAFLGPVQPALQRLPTLASGQHVPGRAG comes from the coding sequence GTGGACCAGGTGGGCCAGGAAGTATTGCAAAACAGGCCGATCCCGAACCTCGCGCAGGGGCTCGTAGGTGTAGTGCCTAACCTGAATATCCGGATGTTCGACGGCAAGCCTACGCAGTCGCCTTCGTTCAACGTCCGGGGGACGACGTCCATCGGCCAGCAGGGAAGCGCCCTGGTGCTGATCGACGGTGTCGAAGGCGACCCGCGCATGTTGAACCCGCAGGACATCGAGAGCATTTCCGTACTGAAAGATGCGGCTTCTGCCTCTATTTACGGCGCCCGGGCGGTATTCGGCGTAGTGCTGATCACCACCAAACCTGCGCCGGAAGGCAAAATGCGGGTTTCCTACTCGGCCAACTACTCGATCAAAGCGCCTACCGAGGTTCCCGATAATATCGTGGATTCCTACCCATGGGCACAGGGTTTCAGCGATGCATGGTCGCGCTGGAACGACAACGGCAGCACGCCTACGGCAATCAATAAAACCATCAGCTTCTCGCCTACCTACCTGGCCGAGATCAAGAGAAGATGGGAAGACCCGTCGCTGCCGCGCGTGGAGGTAAACCCTACCACGGGAGAATACCAGTATTATTACAGCACCGACTGGTACAAAGAGTTGTATAAAAAACGCCTGAGCGCCCAGGACCACGCGCTTTCGATAGCGGGAGGTACCGACAAGGCGACCTACCTGCTCAGCGGCCGCTTCAACAACCAGGACGGCCTGTTCCGCTACAACACCGACAAATACAGCATGTACAACTTCCGCGGTAAAGGCGGTGTGCAACTTACGCCCTGGCTGCGCGTGGACAACAATACCGAGTACTCGCAGATGAAATACCACCAGCCGTTGAACGTGGGGGAAGGAAGCGGTATTTACCGGAACATCGCCGACGAAGGCCACCCGCTGGCCCCGTTGCTCAATCCGGACGGAACACTTTCATTTTCCGCAGCTTACACCGTGGGAGATTACTATTACGGTAGGAACGCCATCGATCAGACACAGCGCTTTCTGAAAAATCAGACTGCCCTGAAAGCCCAGTTCCTGGAAAAAGCGCTGACCATCAAAGCCAACATGACTTTCCAGAGCACAGATCTTGCTACCTCGCAAAACCGCGTCCAAGTGCCTTACAGCCGTACCAAAGGCGTGATCGGCTACACCGGCACCAACACCAACGATATCGCCGAAGGGAGAAATACCATTAACTATCTCGCTACCAACTTCTACGCCGATTACGTAAAATCGTTCAACAACGCCCACAACTTCACTCTGCTGGGCGGTTTCAACTACGAACGGTCGGTTACTACCAATCTGGCGGCACAGCGGAACGGTATTGTGTACAGTGGCGCGGACGATATCAACCTTGCCCTGGGACAAAGCATTACTACCCAGGGCGGTTACAAGAAGTGGGCGATTGCCGGTGGTTTCTTCCGTTTGAACTACAACTTCCGCGAGCGCTACCTGCTCGAAGTGAACGGGCGCTACGACGGTTCGTCGAAATTCCCCACCGACCAGCAGTGGGCATTCTTCCCGTCGGTATCGGCCGGGTGGCGGGTATCCGAGGAGCCATTCTGGAAAGTTAATCCCAAGATCATTTCCAACGTGAAAGTCCGGGCTTCCTACGGTTCATTGGGCAATGGTAACATCGCTCCTTACGCTTTTTATGAGAAATTCGGCATTACGCAATCGGGACGCGTGATCAACGGTATCCGTCCGCCGGTCACCAGCATGCCGGGTGTGGTACCCGATGGTCTGACCTGGGAAACTTCCACCACCGCCAACCTCGGTCTAGATTTTTATGCATTAAATAGCCGCCTTCAATTCTCGGGGGACATTTACCAGCGCAAAACGACGGACATGTTCACCGTGGGACCAACTGTTCCGGCAGTATTTGGAACGTCCGTTCCATATGGCAACTACGCCGATTTGAAAACCAATGGCTGGGAGTTATCGATCAACTGGGACGATCAGTTCAACATGGGTTCGAAACCGTTCCACTATAATGTACGCCTCACCCTGGCCGATTACAAAGCCTATATTACCAAATATAACAACCCGGATAAAAACCTGACCGATTCCTACGAAGGCCAGCGTGTGGGCGAAATCTGGGGATACCGGGTAGAGGGGCTCTTTAAATCGGCAGCCGAAATCGCCGATTCGCCGTCACAATCCAACATTCCGAACACGAACACCCGGAAAAACTATCCGGGCGACCTCAAATTCCGGAACCTGGACGGCGATAACGTCATTTACCAGGGCCTGAACCGCGTAGGCAACTCGGGCGACAAAACCATTATCGGCAACTCCGAGCCGCGCTATACCTACGGCGTGAACCTGTCCGGCGATTGGAACGGCTTCTTCCTCGGCGCATTCTTCCAGGGGGGTACTCAAACAGAACTGGTACCCATCCTCCGAAGCGCGTTTCTGGGGCCAGTACAACCGGCCTTACAACGCCTACCCACGCTGGCATCAGGACAACATGTACCGGGAAGAGCTGGGTAA
- a CDS encoding carboxypeptidase-like regulatory domain-containing protein — translation MYRCKERWPLLAGTLHKSIAQAALIAMIGGTGWATPPLETGTGTRSLHPNFAKADRVVKGRVTDGDTPDGIPGVNVVIKGSQTGTVTDASGNYSLEVPDGGAVLVFSYVGYVSQEVATGTRGTIDVALKADTKSLNEVVVVGYGTQKKVNLTGPWTRWARKYCKTGRSRTSRRGS, via the coding sequence ATGTATCGATGTAAAGAAAGGTGGCCGCTGCTGGCAGGCACCTTGCACAAATCGATTGCCCAGGCGGCGCTGATCGCGATGATCGGCGGCACCGGCTGGGCAACCCCGCCTCTTGAAACCGGGACCGGAACCCGGAGCTTGCACCCGAATTTCGCCAAGGCCGACCGTGTGGTCAAAGGACGTGTGACCGACGGCGATACGCCCGACGGGATCCCGGGCGTGAATGTCGTTATTAAAGGCAGCCAGACCGGTACCGTTACCGACGCCAGCGGCAACTATTCGCTGGAAGTTCCCGACGGGGGCGCCGTGCTTGTGTTTTCTTACGTGGGATATGTGAGCCAGGAGGTCGCTACCGGCACGCGCGGCACGATCGATGTCGCATTGAAAGCCGATACCAAATCGCTGAATGAAGTAGTCGTGGTCGGATATGGCACCCAAAAGAAAGTAAACCTGACCGGGCCGTGGACCAGGTGGGCCAGGAAGTATTGCAAAACAGGCCGATCCCGAACCTCGCGCAGGGGCTCGTAG